From Nerophis lumbriciformis linkage group LG39, RoL_Nlum_v2.1, whole genome shotgun sequence, one genomic window encodes:
- the mrm1 gene encoding rRNA methyltransferase 1, mitochondrial codes for MSLLRVAFQHSRLLPVRIWTTCPSVDSRCVCYHDDKMATNRSASLRAKGHHGGQQRKHKLSSELHKLSLEDSSPERARRPTSRADSEDDWEVVFGVAPCLLALTQGRRKALGLFVKDGVGPQRASLLKVCEEARRRGVLVQRVGKTALNKMSSGGVHQGVCLQASPLSYLTEDRAPDAKSKPLWLVLDRIQDPMNLGAILRSAYFLGVDRVASGLRHSCPLTPVVSKASSGVMEVMGVHGYEDLEGMVRGKAAQGWRVVGTVAADAAEAHVPVTPCSRLLMNEPTLLLIGGEGEGLSHQMIALCQTLVTIPAGRELPPGVESLNVSVATAILLHSLLTRTQERSTC; via the coding sequence ATGAGTTTATTGAGGGTTGCCTTTCAGCACAGTAGGTTGTTACCTGTGAGGATTTGGACCACGTGTCCATCAGTGGACTCTCGGTGTGTCTGTTACCATGACGACAAGATGGCCACCAACAGAAGTGCCAGTTTGCGCGCCAAGGGCCATCATGGAGGACAGCAGCGCAAGCACAAGCTATCTTCTGAGCTTCACAAGCTGTCTCTGGAGGACTCTTCTCCTGAGAGAGCCAGAAGACCAACGTCTCGGGCGGACTCGGAAGACGACTGGGAAGTTGTCTTCGGCGTCGCTCCTTGTCTCCTGGCTCTCACTCAAGGCCGCAGGAAGGCCCTTGGACTCTTTGTGAAGGACGGCGTGGGCCCTCAGCGTGCCTCCTTATTGAAGGTATGCGAGGAGGCGCGTCGGCGTGGAGTCCTGGTCCAGCGGGTCGGCAAGACCGCCTTAAACAAGATGTCTTCCGGTGGCGTCCATCAAGGAGTTTGTCTGCAAGCTTCTCCACTCAGCTACCTGACCGAAGACCGGGCCCCCGACGCCAAGTCCAAACCTCTCTGGCTGGTCCTGGACAGGATTCAAGACCCCATGAACCTGGGCGCCATCTTGCGCTCGGCGTACTTCCTGGGCGTCGACCGAGTGGCGAGCGGTCTTCGCCACAGCTGCCCTTTGACCCCCGTGGTCAGCAAGGCCAGCTCGGGCGTGATGGAGGTGATGGGCGTGCACGGCTATGAAGACCTGGAGGGCATGGTTCGGGGCAAGGCGGCGCAGGGCTGGCGGGTGGTGGGCACGGTGGCGGCGGACGCGGCGGAGGCGCACGTTCCCGTCACGCCGTGTTCCCGCCTCCTGATGAACGAGCCCACGCTGCTGCTGATTGGAGGAGAAGGCGAAGGACTGTCCCACCAGATGATCGCTTTGTGCCAAACGCTGGTGACCATTCCAGCGGGGAGAGAGCTGCCGCCTGGCGTGGAGTCGCTCAACGTGTCCGTCGCCACCGCCATCCTGCTGCACTCGCTGCTGACCAGGACCCAGGAGCGCTCTACTTGTTAA